The Bacteroidota bacterium genome includes a region encoding these proteins:
- a CDS encoding TetR family transcriptional regulator, protein MSKKSEKKNLILHHALKLFNENGIEYVGMREIAADLGFRVGNITYYFPTKNDIIEGLTAELVELNSRVIVPVTGLTITGFMDMYSRVFENQYEYRCLFINFIHHLEQNKKFEQEYLSRQEKRYETLRNNMMELSANNYLKSKVDAEKMEHMVSGIGFISRFWLSEARVKFKKAPKKVLFQHYLALLANFIMPYCNDKGKKEIKEFITKL, encoded by the coding sequence ATGTCCAAAAAAAGTGAGAAAAAAAATCTGATACTGCATCATGCCCTCAAACTTTTTAATGAAAATGGTATTGAATATGTAGGAATGCGCGAAATAGCAGCTGATCTTGGTTTTCGGGTAGGAAATATCACATACTATTTTCCAACCAAAAATGATATCATTGAAGGATTAACCGCCGAATTGGTTGAATTGAACTCCAGAGTCATCGTACCTGTAACTGGCCTTACAATTACCGGATTTATGGATATGTATTCCAGGGTGTTTGAAAATCAATATGAATACCGGTGTTTATTTATAAATTTTATTCACCATCTGGAACAGAACAAAAAGTTTGAACAGGAGTATTTGTCGAGGCAGGAGAAAAGGTATGAGACCCTTCGTAATAATATGATGGAATTATCCGCAAATAACTATTTAAAATCGAAGGTAGATGCCGAAAAAATGGAACACATGGTATCAGGAATTGGATTTATTTCCAGATTTTGGTTGTCGGAGGCGCGGGTAAAGTTCAAAAAGGCTCCCAAAAAGGTTCTTTTCCAGCATTATTTGGCTTTATTGGCAAATTTTATAATGCCTTATTGCAACGATAAAGGCAAAAAAGAAATAAAGGAATTTATAACCAAGCTTTAA
- a CDS encoding carbohydrate binding family 9 domain-containing protein: protein MRNSLSPLFFLVSFLVTGETIFAQDTIQRPSLQSTKITNPPKIDGKLDDGVWKNLPVATLDITWLPEYGKVPTRKTEVKVVYDNTAIYIGAMLYDSVPANINTQLSERDGQSNADNFTVGLDTYDDDLNGYRFIVSAAGVQNDQRISLNSNNDLSWDAVWESEVSITENGWICEIKIPYSAIRFPTTEVQNWGLQFNRSVNKTGEYILWSPVDPKIYGVINQWGSYLGLEKITPPLRLSFSPYINTGNQWTPISYEPVKYESAKILNGGLDVKYGINESFTLDATLIPNFGEVQSDNVILNLSPFEQQFDERRPFFTEGTEIFNQTFSFLGDKLFYSRRIGGTPQFYYDIPYLLNDNEEVISNPYETSLYNATKFSGRTDKNLGIGIFNAVAAQEVAVIKDTISGEEREILTSPLTNYNMVVFEQSLKNNSKVSFTNTNTMRDGLYRDANVSQFLYDITNEKHNWNAWGFGNFSQVFTPVTNVSGEVENENTNGYNYIFGVSQFTGKWNFNASHSMVSKTYDHTDMGIQYGNNIINNFFGFNYNNQEPVKGIFFNYNAWGGFGYNLQAEPLAYQEVNFNLGFNGQFKNFWNAGLNFYSKPLWWYDFYEPRVDGAKYYHAPYAFISMWGGSDYRKDLSISWEISGGESPIKNDPYIGGGQYIAWNLSDKFSLNHSISLSKDHSNFGFVDFYADDIIFGRRNVTTVDHQLSFKYIFGPKMNIIARARDYWGKVVYLEYYTLLEDGNLGPTEYDENSDINFNIFNVDFVYAWEFAPGSFLNIIWKNNIFQTDGISEDDYFANCKKTFETPQSNGLSLKLVYYLDYRTLKKKES, encoded by the coding sequence ATGCGCAACTCACTTTCTCCACTCTTTTTTTTGGTCAGTTTTCTGGTAACCGGCGAAACTATTTTTGCACAGGATACCATTCAACGACCTTCTTTACAATCAACAAAAATTACAAATCCTCCCAAAATAGATGGGAAACTGGATGATGGGGTTTGGAAAAATTTACCTGTTGCAACCCTCGATATTACATGGTTACCGGAATATGGCAAAGTGCCTACCCGCAAAACGGAAGTGAAAGTTGTTTACGACAATACCGCAATTTATATCGGCGCCATGTTATATGATTCTGTGCCTGCCAATATCAATACACAATTAAGCGAACGCGATGGACAATCCAACGCAGATAATTTTACAGTTGGTTTGGATACTTATGATGATGATCTGAATGGGTATCGGTTCATTGTTTCTGCAGCCGGCGTTCAAAATGACCAGCGTATTTCATTAAACAGTAATAATGATCTGAGTTGGGATGCAGTTTGGGAAAGTGAAGTTTCCATTACGGAAAATGGATGGATATGTGAGATCAAAATTCCATATTCTGCAATTCGTTTTCCTACAACAGAAGTGCAAAATTGGGGATTACAATTTAACCGCAGTGTGAATAAAACCGGAGAATATATTTTATGGAGTCCCGTTGATCCTAAAATTTATGGTGTAATAAATCAGTGGGGAAGCTATTTGGGTCTGGAAAAAATTACTCCTCCCCTGCGATTGTCATTTTCACCTTATATAAATACAGGTAATCAATGGACTCCCATAAGTTATGAACCCGTAAAATATGAAAGTGCAAAAATTTTAAATGGGGGGTTGGATGTTAAATATGGTATCAACGAAAGTTTCACTTTAGATGCAACACTCATTCCTAATTTTGGGGAAGTGCAAAGTGATAATGTGATATTAAACCTCTCTCCTTTTGAGCAACAATTTGATGAACGTCGTCCATTTTTTACCGAGGGAACAGAAATATTTAATCAGACATTTAGTTTTTTGGGAGATAAATTATTTTATTCCCGCCGCATTGGTGGAACTCCACAATTTTATTATGATATTCCTTATTTGCTCAACGATAATGAAGAGGTAATTTCCAATCCCTACGAAACAAGTTTATATAATGCAACCAAATTTTCAGGTCGTACAGATAAAAATTTAGGTATAGGAATTTTTAATGCGGTAGCTGCGCAGGAAGTTGCAGTAATAAAAGACACAATAAGTGGTGAGGAAAGAGAAATTTTAACCAGTCCCCTCACAAATTATAATATGGTGGTATTTGAACAATCACTTAAAAATAATTCCAAAGTGAGTTTTACCAATACCAATACCATGCGCGACGGCTTATATCGCGATGCGAATGTTTCACAGTTCTTATACGACATCACCAATGAAAAACACAATTGGAACGCCTGGGGATTTGGAAATTTCAGTCAGGTATTTACACCGGTAACCAATGTTAGCGGTGAAGTGGAAAATGAAAATACCAATGGATATAATTATATTTTTGGAGTATCACAATTCACCGGAAAATGGAATTTTAATGCAAGCCATTCGATGGTAAGTAAAACTTACGATCACACAGATATGGGAATTCAATATGGAAATAATATCATCAATAATTTCTTTGGATTTAATTATAACAACCAGGAACCTGTAAAGGGAATATTTTTTAATTATAATGCATGGGGAGGATTTGGATATAATCTTCAGGCAGAACCTTTGGCATATCAGGAAGTGAACTTTAATCTTGGATTTAACGGACAGTTTAAAAATTTCTGGAACGCCGGATTAAATTTTTATTCGAAACCTTTGTGGTGGTACGATTTTTACGAACCACGTGTGGATGGCGCAAAATATTATCACGCTCCGTATGCATTTATCAGTATGTGGGGTGGGTCAGATTATAGAAAAGATCTTTCTATAAGTTGGGAAATTAGTGGCGGTGAATCACCAATTAAAAATGATCCATATATAGGTGGGGGACAATACATTGCGTGGAATCTCAGCGATAAATTTTCGCTTAATCATTCCATTAGTTTGAGTAAGGATCACAGCAATTTTGGTTTTGTAGATTTTTATGCGGATGATATTATTTTCGGCAGAAGAAATGTTACTACTGTAGATCACCAATTATCATTCAAATATATTTTCGGACCAAAAATGAATATTATAGCACGTGCCAGAGATTATTGGGGCAAGGTGGTATATCTGGAATATTACACCCTTTTGGAAGATGGCAATTTAGGGCCAACTGAATATGACGAAAACAGCGATATTAATTTCAATATATTTAATGTGGATTTTGTGTATGCATGGGAATTTGCTCCCGGTAGTTTTTTAAATATAATATGGAAAAATAATATCTTCCAAACGGATGGCATCAGCGAGGATGATTATTTTGCGAATTGCAAAAAAACTTTCGAAACTCCACAATCTAATGGTTTATCACTCAAACTTGTGTATTATCTTGATTATCGGACACTGAAGAAAAAAGAAAGCTGA
- a CDS encoding cupin domain-containing protein, producing MKQYKLPHSIQNKHGEKLTFLNIIHENGKEKLLVENEVAPGCGPVMHVHFKQDESLTVKEGRIGFQVLGGEEQFGEVGTTIEFKAGIYHRFWNAGDTVLKCTGWISPANNIIYYLENIYRLMDEGNGQPGGFDAAYLITKYKSEFDVLVIPSFVKKVIFPVIIFFGKLSGKHKKFVDAPKAA from the coding sequence ATGAAACAATACAAACTTCCACACAGCATCCAAAACAAACACGGTGAAAAACTCACCTTTTTAAACATTATCCATGAAAATGGCAAAGAGAAATTATTAGTGGAAAATGAAGTTGCACCAGGCTGCGGACCTGTTATGCACGTACATTTTAAACAGGATGAATCTCTCACCGTTAAAGAAGGCAGAATTGGATTTCAGGTACTTGGTGGGGAGGAACAATTTGGTGAGGTTGGCACTACCATTGAATTTAAAGCCGGAATCTATCACCGCTTCTGGAACGCAGGTGATACTGTTTTAAAATGCACCGGCTGGATAAGTCCTGCCAATAACATCATTTACTACCTTGAAAATATTTACCGTTTAATGGACGAAGGTAACGGCCAGCCCGGAGGTTTTGATGCCGCATATTTAATTACCAAATACAAAAGCGAATTCGATGTTTTAGTAATTCCCTCATTTGTAAAAAAGGTAATTTTTCCTGTCATCATTTTCTTTGGAAAACTCAGTGGCAAACACAAAAAATTTGTTGATGCACCGAAAGCTGCTTAA
- a CDS encoding quinone-dependent dihydroorotate dehydrogenase has product MYKMLLKPFFFLFSPETAHGMALGLFRMALWIPGYGYFHDRYYLKGGEGMEKKVFGISFKNPIGLAAGFDKNGAYIPLMARLGFGHIEIGTVTPLAQPGNDKPRLFRLKKDEALINRMGFNNDGVEMMVKNLKKTSTVNARNKYKVIIGGNIGKNKTTPNENAWQDYVICFEKLFDHVDYFVVNVSSPNTPGLRELQEKEPLKNIINKLQEINNRKGSPKPILLKIAPDLTTEQLKDIVEIVRETKLSGVIATNTTIDRTELQTPASEIEKIGAGGLSGKPLTKRSNEVLWFLRRELGNDIPLIGVGGITDHNDVTEKINRGANLVQIYTGLVYEGQGIVRDVIRKMTF; this is encoded by the coding sequence ATGTATAAAATGTTACTCAAACCGTTTTTTTTTCTCTTTTCACCTGAAACTGCACATGGTATGGCTTTGGGATTGTTTAGGATGGCACTGTGGATACCGGGATATGGATATTTTCATGATAGATATTATTTGAAAGGTGGGGAAGGAATGGAGAAAAAGGTGTTTGGTATTTCGTTTAAAAATCCTATAGGTCTGGCCGCGGGATTTGATAAAAATGGAGCATATATTCCATTGATGGCGCGACTTGGTTTTGGGCATATTGAAATTGGAACAGTTACGCCCTTGGCGCAACCGGGAAATGATAAACCGAGGTTGTTCAGATTAAAAAAGGATGAGGCGCTTATTAATCGCATGGGTTTTAATAACGATGGGGTAGAGATGATGGTGAAAAATCTGAAAAAAACTTCTACCGTAAATGCAAGAAATAAATACAAGGTAATTATAGGTGGAAATATCGGTAAAAATAAAACCACTCCAAATGAAAATGCATGGCAGGATTATGTGATATGTTTTGAAAAATTATTTGATCATGTGGATTATTTTGTGGTAAATGTTTCTTCTCCCAATACACCGGGATTGCGTGAATTGCAGGAGAAAGAACCGTTAAAGAATATTATAAATAAGTTGCAGGAAATAAATAATCGGAAGGGTTCACCAAAACCCATATTATTAAAAATTGCTCCGGATCTTACCACCGAACAATTAAAGGATATTGTGGAGATAGTTCGTGAAACAAAATTGTCGGGTGTAATTGCTACCAATACAACTATTGATAGAACTGAACTGCAAACACCGGCATCTGAAATAGAAAAAATCGGTGCTGGGGGATTGAGTGGTAAACCTCTGACAAAACGCTCCAACGAAGTGTTGTGGTTTTTGAGAAGGGAATTGGGAAATGATATTCCGCTGATTGGTGTTGGAGGAATTACGGATCACAACGATGTAACCGAAAAAATAAACCGGGGAGCAAATCTTGTGCAGATATATACTGGCTTGGTGTATGAGGGGCAGGGGATCGTAAGGGACGTTATTCGTAAAATGACCTTTTAA